The genomic segment TGTAAATACTTGGTAACAAGAAGTGCCTGTGCTTTACAATAAACAGATGATGTTGAGTCATTTGGCAAGCTTTCAGTTTAAATAAGCGGCAATATAAATCTGTCAAATCACAACTTGGGGAGCGTTAACAGGAAAGATTGTCAGTATAGTGCAATAAGATAAGAGTTTGATGTAATCTGTGTGAAGCTTGGACGTGTTTTTCAAAGAAATCAAATTAACCTTTGCGCTATTTTTCAAGGTTTGAGTCTATTCGGGTTATATTTTACGGTATTTAAAAGGTATTGGTGTTAAGAATTGAGAGTGACGTAGTTGCTAGGACTGCAACAGACGATCATTTTCATTACTGAATAATCTGTcgactaggcatgggatgataaccgtgttcaaggtatactgTGAtaacgataaccgaaaccgccaaatttccTGTCATACAGTTCCTCAGGTATGAGCTTGTGTTtattgtctggtcaaagacaggaagtgctggtcagaaatccctcaggtggtgcagctgcagtgtagagtatcacgacccctcacactgtcattacagattcaggttaaatgaacatgtctgtctttatttttcttccttttaggaacattttagagctggaatcGTAATACCTCCATACCctgaaaccatgatatttttgcttatggttatcataccaccagaatctcataccggcccatgcttACTGTCTGTTTTCTCATTTCTCATTAGCCATTCGGTctataaatgtcagaaaactggCAAGCCTAAAATCTCTTATTTTGTCCGATCAACAGTGCATATCCCACAGAGTTAACTATAATATAAGactaaagaaagcagaaaatatttacatttaagaggCTGAAACCTCCTGTAAAAATTACCTGAAACAATTAATCGATTGTCAAAATAGTTGTCAACTAATTTTCTGTCATTGCCTAACTGTTGCAGGTCTGTGTTAAACATGCAACAGGCTGATAGTGTGTCGGTCATTACAAGCTCAAGCTGCACAGTCAAACCTTGTTAAAGCCAATATAACTTCTGTTTGAAATGCTAGCAGAGGTTCCAAAGTGTCAAAAGCTAGCTAAAAGATACCAAATATATCAGTGTGAAGTTTTCCATTTTATATAATAGGCTTACAGGATCATATAGTTTGAATGAGGAGCTGAAACAAGGTCAAGTGTATGTGTGACGGCGTTAATGTCATTCATATTATTTCCGCAGAGCAACAGAAACAATGTCAGTAGTATCACTTTTGTGGAAACGCTAGACACATTAATgatgctgctctgtgtgaagtGTTGCTTCCTCTTCTTGTTTATTACAGTATCAGCCATTAGCTCAGCCGCTGCACTCACTGAGGCGAGCTGAGGCGTCGACAGTACTGTGACCTTTGAACATAATCGTTCACCCTACTGCACTGCGAGCGGGTATAAAACAAAGAGGATGACAGCAGAAGGGGCCCTTGTCACCTCAGACACACCAACGCTGACTCAGTTTGCTTTTCAACAGGTCAGACAGATGTATCACAGGTGTCATTGTGAGCAGCTTTACGGTTGATTGCTTTTCACTGACGACAATTGTTCTGAAGTTCATCTTGTGACAGGCATGACAATTGTTCTAATCGGAAAACAGATGGGAAACGATTATAAAGTGTTAGTATATTCTACGTcatgtggggtttttttacaATGAGAGGAGCATATTGCACGCAGCCTGTATGAAGCTAATATGATGAATATTATGTCTTGACTAGCTATATAAAGGACTTCCTTGTTTGAGTTTTGATTACACCAGGTGCTTTAATAACACTGTGTACACATACACTGATGTACCCAAACACAGACTTtactacacacatacaaacaggtACACAGACACTGCAACATGCTGGGCCCACCTACTGGATGGAAGCCCTGCTAGTATAAAGACAAGCTTTGTGCACAGGACTCTGGACTATCAGCCCAGCTCCAAACTCATTTACATGtgggttcattttttaaaatattttttttaaatgtttactttgTATTAAGTTTTGTCAACTGATGAAAACATCAGCGGTTTTGGCCTCCACGAGAAGCATACATGAGGAATTCATAAAGTCTGCACTGTAGCAGGAGTCaaacctgcttttttttttaaagatgaggtaaaacagcacaaaaaagtacatcataaaaagtgttttatgtgtAGCCGCTTACAGCACTCGATAGGATGCGAGGCCACTTGAAGAGAGACGTGCTGTCCTCCAGGCTGAGGTATGTGCACACGAAACACGAGACGAACACGGGTGTTTTTTCGGCCAACGTCTGTCTCGCCCTTCCTCAGCTCGATGTCGGCGTTCCTGAGCTTCAGTATCCCAGCACAGTCAATTCTGTGAGGAGGAGGCAATATGTAAGCACAGCAGGCAATGgcaaaattatattaaaacaaGACCAAGTATCTCCAATAGAGCCACAACgatgaatgaaatgaacaaTTAGTCGATTGACAGATAATCAATCACCAACTATTATAATAATggattgttttgagtcattttttctctggttccagcttcttaaatatgaatattttctggattctttactcctttctaaTAGTCAACCAACatgtttgagttttggactgttggtaaggaagaaaagaagattaAGGTTGCgttttgggctttgggaaacacttAATCAAGTAAATCCTCGACAGACTTAGTTGCAGCCCTGTTCTACCCTACAGTCTACTAGCTCAGTGAGGCTACACTCAGACACATCATTACTTTGAGTTAAATGCTAACACCAGTCTGCTAACATACTCACAATGACGGTGTTAGCATGTTTATATTAAGCAGTTATTATGTATAAGCTGTCTTAGTTtactgttagcatgctaacatttgccaaatagcaaaaaacacaaagtacagttgAGGTTGAAGGTATGGAGTGATGACAGGTTTACAGCTATATGGGCATAAACCAAATTGTGACCCAATAATGGCGCTAagggaaaagtcaggggatcaatATGTAATAGATGTCGaggtatttaaataaaaagctaaaatgtcaacctcatggtggctcTAGGGGAAAGGTCAGGGGTCAACAAAGTGAGTAGGGCTCATCTTCAGGGGAGCATGAATATATGTAGTACTATTGAATAGGAATCCATTCAACAGCTGTTTAGACATACTCTGaaccaaaaatgtcaatctGCTGGTGGATGTGAAAAACTTTCACCTGCTGGTGGCACTAGAGTTAAAATCAGATTAGCACCACAGTCAGTAGGAGTCATCTTCTGGGGAGTAGGAATATCTGTGCAAAATTTAAATCCTACAATTCACCAAATAGTTGTCAACCTAAGCTAAGAGAGGGAAGAAGCTAACATTGCTATCTTTAGATCAGTGACACGAGCATAGCTAAACTGAAAAGTCTTTACAAGTCATTACAGTATTCTCACATTGCTTTCATGTTGTTCTTTGGCTCCAGAGGGATCTCAAGAACTTTGGTGCCATGAATAATCTTCTCAAAACTGGTGGTCGTAACCGTCTTGCCAGTGATGCGGTGGACTTGATAGAAGGCGTGCGGCTTGAGGATGCGCTCGTCTGCTGTACCGATGAAGATCTGCAGGCCGAGTGGCTCCTTGCCTCTGTAGCCATGtaactgcacacacaaagaaataaaacaaaaacctgaCGTCTCTTTGACTTCACTTAAAGCTCCTCCTGTCAGCCgatgaaacagaaacatgaagGAAACAAGTAAGACATTTTTAACTTGATATGTTTCTTCAGAGACCTCTTGTTCAAACTCTGCCTTTCCAGATGTTGTTCCCCCCTGGAAGTTTCTAATCAGTGTCAGACCCACGTGTAAAAAGCATGAGCCTCCTCTCTGCAGCCTTGAACGTTAGCCAGCGGAGAGAGAGCTCACATCCTACAACCTTGTACGCGTTCTTTCATAAGTGAAAGAAGAACTGAAGCCAGAGTCCTGTCTTTCGCAGACATGCTTTTTAAATTAAGAGAAGTGAAACTGTCATGCATAGTCGACCTGCATTAGACCTATTTTGAATGTCATGCAGCAGAAATTAGTATATAGGTGAAGCTGTGAACTGAGAAgcagaaagatagagagagaaagatagagagaggggggaatagGGGGGGTAGAGGTTACTTTTAACCAGATACTGCCTCTTGAGGAAACCTGCAAAAACCACAAAGCATCAACTTGCatctaaatgttgtttttgtgcaaACAGTGGAGTGCATCGCCTTTATCAGAGAATATAACACTACGCTAGTTTCCAAACTGACGGTAACTTCTTTCAAGTAACAATTATAAACTACAGGAAAGAGTAATTGCAGTAAGTGTGTTagactttaactttatttaagaTCTATTACACTGCCTGACCACTTGTCTCTAATGCTTAGAGAGCTGCAGAAGACATTTCCCTATTGAGCTTTACACATACACTATTCCTCTTAATGGTGGTCAGAAAGAAACACTACATACATCATGTGCATAAACCGCATAGTAGAAATAATTATCTCAGACATCACAGCAGCTGCTGAATGGAGCAGAAACTATGGCAACATGAATGACCATGCTGGCTCCATATCCAGGTAGCTGACACACTGAGTGAAACAGAGGAAGCTGACTGCAAACACTCAACAGACCATGTGAGCAGTTGGGCCGGTTGTCATGGCAGTGGCAGGAGCAGTGAGTCATGACAGAGAGCAGTGTAGGAAAAGTAAAGTGGAGGGTACGatgctcagagagagagagagagagagagagagggagagggagagagggaagaaggaaaaacagagaaagcGAAGGAGGAGCGGAGGAAGGGAAAAGACGAGGTGAAGGAGTGCAGCTGTGGCTAGCCAGGCCTGACCATCTGATTGGCCTGGCAAACCAGGCAGAACTGACCTCGGAGTGACGCCTTTGGGGATGggcagaaaatggaaaagatgcGGGAAGAGCTTTATTTCCACCAATGTCCTACTATCACCAACAAAAACAGCTTTGACATGTTGCCACGGTGACACAAAGAAGAGGAAGTTAAAACTATTCTTGGACAATACAGCCATCCATAACTGTGTCACAACTTTCAGCTTTACAGATTTCAACATGCTGCGTTTGAACTCAATGTTGTGTAAGAGAAATAACAACGAGCTCCTCAGTCTACAATTATCTTAACCACAGGCAgcattaatgtctttttttttttacacatctgGAAGAGAGTGTTTCAGCACTCCCGCTTCCTAATAATATGAGACAGTCAACAAAGCAGTGTGTAAGAGGAAGTGAGGGACAGAATGAACACAGGTCTGTTTGTGTAGCTAAAATCATGAGGGGGTGAGGACACACAACAGTAGACTATTTTAAGcaagaagacagaaaataaatacaaaatcagTGAGGCTGCGTTGCTCACTGACCTCGGTTCAGTTGTGAGTGTTGTAATGAGGCTACTGAGTGGTTACAATGTGTCATATGTCTGGGGTTAGGCCATGCTGTCTGTTtcagaaagtgaaaaaagaggaaggtgCTATGAGGGTAGCCACAGTAACTCATGTAAAGTCATTTACATACAGCTGGCCCTGGGCaataacaccaccaccaccactactccGTGCATAATGAGTAGGAAATGCCATTACATGCAAGCTCTCCCATCAGGGTTGCCTGAGGCTCCCGAACTGGAAGGCTAACTTAAATGCATAACATGCCTTCATAGACTTTGAATAGCAGTGCTAAATGTTTATAATTTTGTATTAATTGaactaataatacattttatctaGGCGTTGGTCATACCTGCACAACAGGGTGTCCTCCTGTGGGCGCTTTGACAGCACCCCTGCTTCCCTCTGTCTCATAGTGAGCTCTGTGGTGCGGCTTGGGCTGCACATCAATGTGGAGGTCATACTGTTCTGTGCGACTGGGCATCGGCCATTCCAGCGGGGGGAGAGAAGCCACTGGGATGCTGCAGAACACAAAGAATATGAAGTGGATAtcaatcattaaaataaatatataaaatgatgattGGAATATGGAAATGTatcttgtgtgcatgtgtaaaccACAAGCAATTAGTCTTGCTAATTTACCTGCAGAAGCTGGACACCAGCGGCTTGGGCCAGATTTGGGGGATAACAAAGTAAGGCTCTGTAGCAGGTTTGGGTTTCATGTCCTGTTCACAGGACACCAAGAAGTTCCCTTCTCCATGGTTCTCTGGATACAGAGTGTAAACCTGGTTGGACGTCTTGACTATTTTGGTTGGCACCAGACCTGGCTGATTGGTGCCAAAACCATTGATGGCTTCAGCAAGGGTGTTGTGTGGATAGTGGGCCCCTATGTTGTGATCTTCGTGGCCACTGTGGGGGGACGGACTGCGGGAGCGGTGCCCAGGGACTAACGCTGGATTCCTGTACATGTCGTAGGTGCGTTTGCCCTGTGGGGAAGTGGAGCGGGAGCCAGGCCTGGAGGAGGGCGAACGGTGGCCCAGGCAGCCGTCCTCAGCTAGGCTGGTGCGAGGAGAGGTGCCCGGGGAGGTGCGCGGGGAGCCAGTGTGGATGTTCTGTAATCGGGGGCAGAGGTCTCCGGGATTCTGGCCGCTGCTGGGGGACACACAAGGAGACGCCCAGGGGGAGTAGTTCTCCGAGTGCCAGCTGGTGGAGGAGTTGCTGCTGGCGGGACTCAGACACTGAGGCTCACGGTAGGCAAGGTTGTCATGACCAGGAACAGTGAGGGTGGGTCTGGGGCTAATGTTCAGTTGGTGGTTCTGCAGGGAGTCCCGGCCATGGTTgtagggaagggagggggtgaTTTCGATCCGTGGGCTCAGAGCCAGGCCTGCAGGACGGGTACTGTCCAGGTAGTTTCGGGCCTCCTGGTTGTCATATCCTGGTAGAAcctcagtgttgtgttcactgtaGGAGGGACTACAGGACTTGATGCCGTATGGAGAGGCCTCCTCCAAAGGGAAAGCCTGCTCAGACTCAGGGCTGAGGACTTTATGAGATGCAAGGTTGGGGTCATCTgcaggggaggaaagacagaaaccCATTAGGGTACTATACAACATTCgaaaagcatttttaaaaagtgttttcagaGTCATTTACTCCAAATATAATTACTCAACAGCAATTTATCATCCAGAACTGAATTTAATCACAGATATTAATGTGCATCTCTTTAAATGACACCAATCATTTCCACTGCAGACAAATGTCttgctttttttgtattttcaaagtaaaagtccaTTCTCAACTTTTCTTATCTGAATGAAACACACATCTGTCAGGTGAACACAAACGCTTCTTCATATTGACATCTCCTCTCACATGACTATTACATGTCTGAACCCTCATGAAGCATGTCatatttacttcctgttgtgtTATTTGATTCACACGTACAAAAACTTCACAAGCCATATATTATATCTGagacaaccaaaacaaaaaaacaaaaaaaaaggaagagagcgagagaggagtGAACGCTGGCTGTCAGCAAAGCCTCGGACAAACCTTGATGTCCCCCAGCAAAGTCGCTGCAAGGTGGTTCATATTCAAACAAGTACTCAAACTCCAAATCCTCATCAGGGCAGTTGACTCGACTGAGCTCTTCCTCCAAATCTTTCTCGTCGTAAAAAGAGGTCATCTGTCTAAATTTCTCtctaaagggaaaaaaaaaaaaaaaaaaaaaaacaggctcctCCGAGTTCAGGCAAAGCGACAGGGACGTGGCAGAGGTGTTGTGGCGCTGATGTGGATTTGGGGAACCTGTTCAAGTGTCAAATGATGCATCGGTGAAGCTCACAAGTTTCCTGTTTCAGCTCGCCGCAGTTATTTTCAGATGAAGGCGGGTCTATTTTCACACTCAAAGCTGAATTCTCGAGTTCATTTCTAAAGTCTGATCACGCCTCCCTTATTTCGTTGATGcgtcgattaaaaaaaaaagaaagaagcaaaagtGCTGCTTGGAAGTGATGAATTAACAGATTACAGAGTGTTTTGACACACTGTGCAGCCTGGTGCTGCCCCCGGGTGTTTGACATGCTGCAGTGACACAGCCGGGTGCTGACTGAGCTCATCACCTGTGAAACAACCGACTTACAACTATCAATTATGAAATGTGGCATCCTTCCAGGTTTACGTGAACATATGCATACAGgtagatggatgaatggatggaaagggctaaaacacattaaactgcaCTCTGCATCATGTTGGAGTTCAATAAATAAACCAGACAAATATTTACACGCGCTGTTgcattgttaataaaaatgtaccGGTTTGGCACTCCTGAGGGAATCCCCAGATTTACGCACGACGCATGGACGCAGCACAGAAACCATAGGGCGTTCCTTCTGTCTGTAGCCTTACACCCAGTGGGCCAGTAGCCTATATGCTCTGTCAGCAAAACTGACAGATGTGCATCATGTGTCCCATAGTAaaccttctcttttttctttttttcttttgcttttgttcTAACTTTTTGGTGATGCAATTCCTACATTGATTTTCTTTACCATCGATAATGGATGAAATTGAGCATGCAACCCCCAAATGAAGCAGAACAACTGGCCACAATTAATACAATCAGACAGGATTTATAAATCTGATAAAGTGTTCGAGCCAAGTGGAAGTAAGACAGTTTCTCATTTGCATCTTATATGAACCTAACTGGAGACACCCTGCACTTTAGTCACACCAGatttacataaatatac from the Scomber japonicus isolate fScoJap1 chromosome 4, fScoJap1.pri, whole genome shotgun sequence genome contains:
- the nfatc2a gene encoding nuclear factor of activated T-cells, cytoplasmic 2 — translated: MVSVLRPCVVRKSGDSLRSAKPVMSSVSTRLCHCSMSNTRGQHQAAQEKFRQMTSFYDEKDLEEELSRVNCPDEDLEFEYLFEYEPPCSDFAGGHQDDPNLASHKVLSPESEQAFPLEEASPYGIKSCSPSYSEHNTEVLPGYDNQEARNYLDSTRPAGLALSPRIEITPSLPYNHGRDSLQNHQLNISPRPTLTVPGHDNLAYREPQCLSPASSNSSTSWHSENYSPWASPCVSPSSGQNPGDLCPRLQNIHTGSPRTSPGTSPRTSLAEDGCLGHRSPSSRPGSRSTSPQGKRTYDMYRNPALVPGHRSRSPSPHSGHEDHNIGAHYPHNTLAEAINGFGTNQPGLVPTKIVKTSNQVYTLYPENHGEGNFLVSCEQDMKPKPATEPYFVIPQIWPKPLVSSFCSIPVASLPPLEWPMPSRTEQYDLHIDVQPKPHHRAHYETEGSRGAVKAPTGGHPVVQLHGYRGKEPLGLQIFIGTADERILKPHAFYQVHRITGKTVTTTSFEKIIHGTKVLEIPLEPKNNMKAIIDCAGILKLRNADIELRKGETDVGRKNTRVRLVFRVHIPQPGGQHVSLQVASHPIECSQRSAHELPMVEKQDMDSCSVLGGQQMILTGQNFSSDSKVIFMEKNQDGQQIWEMEATVDKDKSQPSMLFVEVPSYRETSICHPAKVNFYVINGKRKRSQPQHFTYTPLASPSIKTEPLDEYEADHIGFAMPQIFQGISPHSYYHNPRGALHPDNGLVSGMASCQRLSSSLPGQDTRFQQQSPAIVYSRGGKSLSGSPGLYQQTGGMMSDPHRSVLVHTGSPAQSVGPLGAGQHPSIIQFSPNNHLLRGGDHQPLSAAQPDNQQIIYCDAYSPQAANSPTPPLAQAVVTHPQQYPTVIQQQPFVQKGQQKGRAPPGTGQMEAPGDGQRRVTVKEENLDQAYLDDVNEIIRKDLTGVQARGQT